cacacacacacacacacacacacacacacacacacacacacacacacacacggagtccTGGACTGCACTACTGCAGTCAGGGCCTTGTCAGTGCAGCAGGACTCCGACTGCTGGGACcctgaccaggaccaggacctgatcCTGGACCTGGAGCAGACCACTTGTGCAGCTCCTTCCAGGGGGGGCCGGGGCCCAGGATCAGGTTTTGGTGGGATGTGGTCTGATCTGGACTGGGATCAGGTCACAGCAGCGTCTCATCCCATCCTCTGATTGGGCAGACTGAACGTCAGTCggctctgaaacacacacacacacacacacacacacacacacacacacacacacacacacacacacacacacacacacacacacacacacacacacacacacacacacacacacacacaggcaggctGTAGGTCTGTGTGAAACACCgttacagcacacacacacacacactgctgctcaccACTGGCCCTTGGCCGCCgtgctcctcctctgctgggaaATGCTGTAGATCTCCTGGAGCTGCTTCTTCTGGTCGTCGCTGAGCGGCGCCGTCAGGGTCTGGTACCAGGCTGCGTCGGTGTTCTgcacccctacacacacacacacacacacacacacacacactcagtcagcTGGAGGCCGGCAGGACGGTCTCCCGGTTCGGTTGTGACTCACGGAGCAGCGCGGCGGTGAAGAACTGGTACTCGTCCTCGCCGTTGTCATAGTCCAGCGGCGTGCTGTACTCCTCCAGCGGCGTCCCCTCCAGGCCGTCGTCGTCCCAGTAgtcgtcctcgtcgtcgtcctcgtcctcgccgCCCTGGACGGCCGACATGCAGGACTGCTGCATGGCGTTCCGGTTCTCGCTCACCTCGTCTTCATCGCTGGGGATCTCctctgaggaacacacacacacacacacacacacacacacacacacacacacacacacacacacacacacacacacacacacacacacacacacacacacacacacacacacacacacacacacacacacacacttcctgtaaAACCTGTTAGCTTTCAACAGCACAGCGGCTGAATGTGACTGAATCCTGAATTCCAATCCATCGTCCTCTTTAAATGGCTCCTCGTGTCTCAGGTTACTGGTGATTTGTATCATTTAGCGAAATAAAAGGTTGATTATTGGTTAATGAGAGTGGCTTCAGAGtgtttttaaatcagaattggtttattctgaataaaGTAATTCAGATTTATGTTCATGGGCAATTCCATATCACATATTATAAGAGAAAAACGAGGGAATAACTCCTCTCTCACTGGGGGTCtttgaagcgttctgattggacggggcggccgtgacgtagtgACGtatcccggaagtaaacagcgttatttcgtctttctttctcgataaattttgacgctgcagctttgaaaatgtcctcgtTGTGAATCGCCAGgtcgatccgctcgtttcattgcATCCAATTCCTCTAAAAcggccgttaaataaatcgtttCTGTACGAGTCGAATCGCggaccgccatcttggaaaattgcgtcatcacgatggagcatgcgcagaacgagcAGAACGAAGGAGCGCTTCATTAGGAGATAATCTGCTTCCACAGGAGAATAAACCCACCGGTCTGTTTGGATTTAAACTCAATTCTGAATGAAGTTAGTTTTCAGGCGttttcatggtcattttaagCAGAATTAAGCTTAATAAGCTGAATACatgtcccatgtaaacaccgaGTCTGGTTAATATGTGAGGAAATTGCAGTAATGACGTGCAGGCAGCTGtacagtcctggtcctggtcctggtcctggtcctggtcctggtcctggtcctggtcctgatgtgGACTCTTCACAGTTCTATCAGCGCTGCCGCGGTGATAATCAGCCGTCCTGaactgcatttatttttcattaaggCGCCTGGTTGTCATTCCGGTGCGTGCGGCGCCGCGTCCTCGCCctcctcgccctcgccctcctCGCCCTCCGCGCTGCCTTCAGGGCCTTATTGATGACTGGGTTGTGTATTCGGAGCACGCTCGCCGTGCTGAAGGTCATGCGACCGTGAGCAGACTTACTGTTGGTGCGCCGTGTGGATTAATGAGGAGAAAGGGGAGGACTGATCCGACCCAGACTCTGGTCCTCACCGTTCTGGTCCTCGTCCTGGGTCCCGGCCCGGGCCAGCAGGCTGGGCTTGTTGATGAGGCGCGAGGCGTAGAGGTGCTTGAGGcccaggaagagcagcaggatggagggcAGGATCTGGTCGGCCACGGCCTCCAGCACGGCCGGCCGGCccggcagctccagcagcacgcTCAGCCCGATGATGCACATCTTCCGGTCGTGGAGgctgagagacggagacagagacgctgaggcggcggcggacggaccggcggggaggagggggaggagggggagcggcCCGGAGCCTCACCCCAGGAAGAACTCGGTGTCGTTCATCCACTGGTTGATGAAGTGGGCCGTGATCGGCTGCTGGCTGTGCTGGAAGTGCATGTTGTCCAtggtgtggagcagcagcgccGGGTTGTAGTACAGCGCCGCGATGGCCACCTGCAGGCACATGGTCCGCAGCTCGCTGGACTTCACGCCCCGCATCAGGCGCTCCAGCACCGCCTCCACAAACAGGGGGATGCActggggacggggggacgggggagaaAACCTTAGTTCAGCAAAAACTGACAATCAAGACCTGTACGGCGGTCCTctgccggcgccgccgctcctcaCCTGGTCGATGCAGCGGCCTCGGCACTGCAGGATGATGACCTCCAGCAGCTTGGCGGCGTGACACTCCGCGTCCTCTCCGGCGTCGATGGTCAGAACCTGGCGAGGACGAGAAGCGGCGTGAGACGCGGCGGGAACGCGGATGCGGTGCGAACGCGGACGCGTCCCGACGGGACGGCGGAGCGACCGGCCCGGAGTGGAGCCGACCTTCTTGCACATGCTGTAGATGACCTCCAGGTGCTTGGGGTTGGACAGCAGCATGTCGGTGTCCACGGTGACGTAGTTATGCAGGAGAGGCATCATGTCTGTGGAGGAACCATGACACGGTGGCATCAGGAGGCGTTCtgggaggtcaaaggtcaccggCTCTGAATCCCCGGCTTCTCTGTGACGTCCTCGGTACCTGTGAAGTAGTCGAAGCAGTCGTGCTGGAAGACCTCGTAGAGGACGCCCAGCAGCTGCCACATCTGGGGCGAGATGGTCTGACAGGTGAGGCCGAAGGCCAGCGACAGGATCTCCTCGTAGaactctgcaggaggaagagcgcCGCCAGCAGGTCAGCCCCGGTACCACTCCAAAAGATTTAAAGTGTCACACCGGGCTGTCTTTTCCCCGCAGGAAATCCAAACAACTTCATGGTCTCCTCTGGAGTCACGCTCTCAATGCTGAGTGACGAGCAGGGCGACCGTCctgaggggtcaaaggtcaaactccCACTCCAGAAACCTGTTGGTGTGTGACGCGCCGCcagccgctcacacacacctcaaaccCGCCACTGACTCAACGGGGCAACGAGCGgcaggaacaggaagcagcgtgaagccccgccccccgcacacacacctgccatACCTATGATGGGCTTCTGTAGGACCAGGCCGATCACCTGCAGGCAGATCCCCTCCAGCTTCTGGGTgatctgcaacacacacacacacggctcacacacagtgaaggctgtgtgtgagtgtgtgtgtgagtgtgtgtgtgtgtgtgtgtgtgtgtgcgctccacCTCCTTGTGGTCCTCCATCACGGTGAGGATGGTGTCGATGGTGCTGAGGATGCCGAGCGCCATCACCGTCTTGTCCTCGTTCTCCTCGTACTCCTCGCTCTGCAGCACCCGGGTGAAGATCTCCGCCTGCAGCAGAAACGCAGCGCCGTCCCGTCAGTCGCCGTGGAGACGAGGcaaggcgaggcgaggcgaggcgccGCGTGCTCGGCCGGCTCCTACCAGGTTCTGCGTCATGTCCACGGCGATGGCCGCCACTTCCTGGTTGTACTCGCAGATCATCTTCTGGATGACGTTGGTCAGGTCGTCGTTCTCCGTCTCCTTGACGAcgtgcagcagctcctgcatgaCGGGCCGGATGTACGGCCGGATGTACAGcttggctgcacacacacacacacacacacacacacacacacacacacacacactgtgggatGCAGCAGAGCCCCGGCGCCGTGCCGGCCGGTCgctgaggctccgcccaccttgcTCCTGGTTGCTGACCAGCGTCTGCAGGGCGATGGCGGCCTCCACCTTGACCGGCATCTCCTTGTCGTCCAGCAGGTCCTGCCGGACCAGCTCCACGGCGTTCCGCAGCACCAGCTCGTCGTGGAAGCGCAGCGGGCTGAAGCAGTGCAGCACCCAGCAGGACTGTTCCAGAAGACCAGCGGCGTcagagcacgcacacacacacacacacacacacacacacacacacacacacacacacacacacacacacacacacagcggcctCTGCTGGACGCCGCGCGGCGCTCACCCTGGCTCGCAGGTAGCCCATGGGCGAGTTCAGCAGCGGGAAGACGTAGTTCTGCAGCATCAGCTCCATCTGCTCCCTGTACACCCGCTTCTGCAGCACGGGAcacagaggtcaggggtcaggggtcaggtcGGGTGACCTGTGCTtcgtggcggcggcgggcggcgcggcgccgcaggtaccttcagcagcagctcggccaTGGCGCCGATGCAGTGCAGCGCGCCGTCCTTGCGGCGGGGGTCGGCGGCCGGGTCGACCAGCGTCTGGTGGCAGAACTCCATCATCTGGGGCAGGACCTGGAGACGGGGGCACGCACGGTGAACGGGCGGAGAGGCCAGCGGCGAGTCTGACGTCGtcctcctcacctccttccTCTTGCGAGCGGCTTTGCACAGCAGGCTCTGGGCGGCGGTGACGGGCAGCGCGTGGTCGTCGTACAGGTCTGcaaccacaacacacactcaaccaGAGACCTGGAGCCCgagggggggtcagaggtcaggaggcgGGAGCTTCTTCTCCCACGGTGgcgtagaagaagaagggcggcggcggcggactcaCTGAACTTCATGCGGATGTACTCGTACGGGTCTTCCTGCCACAGCTTCTCGTCTTCGTCTTTGTAGCACATGAGCGGGAAGATGACCTCCTGGCAGATGGcctggagacggagacggactgAGTctgggacggggacggggacggggcgGGGACAGGAAGCCGTCCAGCTGTACCTGCATGTGCGGCTTCATCTGCTTCCAGGTGAGCGAGTGGGACAGCGCCTGGTTCAGGTAGTTGAGGCACTGCTGCAGCACCCGGGGGGCGACGTAGAGCTTCTGCCGGTGCTGGTCCACCACCTTCAGGAGGACCTGATGGGAGACGGCGGTCAGGGCTGGACGGACGAGCGGAGGGCAGcccccgccaccgccgccgctcacctGCTGGATTCCCACCGCGTACGTCTTCAGGAAGAAGTCGGCGAACTGGCAGTACTCCTTGGTCACGTTCCCGGGGCTGCCGTACCTGGAACACACGGCGGAGGACGTGAGGACGTGGACATGAGCTGGACGTGTCCGCCGGCCGTCCCCGGACCCGCGTCCCGCCGCGGCTCACCGCTCGAACAGCCGGGTGATGATCCGCAGGGCCCACTTCTTACACTTCCACCAGGCCAGCTCCGGCCGGTCGTCCTCGTCCACCTCCAGCGTCTCCTGGCAACCGCAGAGACCGCCGCTTCAGGACTCTaacccctctgtgtgtgtgtgtgtgtgtgtgtgtgagacagagtgtgtgtgtgtgtgacagagtgtgtgtgtcttacagCTGGAACGTCCCGGTCCATGATGGCTCGCAGGATCTCCATCCACTGGGTCATGACGGTGTTGTTGATGAGCTGCAGCGGCAGCGAGTACTGCGGAGGACACCGGGTCAGAGATCAGCTGGCGGCCGCCTCCTCCGGGTGGAGCCTCTTCCCCTCCcggcagcctcctccacccccggcagcctcctccacccccggcagcctcctccacccccggcagcctcctcccctcccggcagcctcctccacccccggcagcctcctccacccccggcagcctcctcccctcccggcagcctcctccacccccggcagcctcctccacccccggcagcctcctccactcccggcagcctcctccacccccggcagcctcctccacccccggcagcctcctccacccccagcaGCCTCACCTGCACCAGCGCATGGAAGATCTTGAGGATCTGCTTCTGGATGAGCACGGAGAAGATGGTGGCGTCCGGCAGCAGCTGGCCGATGAGCTGCTGGATCCGGGGCAGGAAGATCTGCATGGCGGCCAGCAGCGGCTCCCGCTCATCCGCCTTCCTGtacctggaacacacacgcCGGGGTCAGCCTCCCGGGggccggcggcgggcggcgggacGCCCGGTCCTCCTCGGGACACTCACTCGTACGTCTTGACCAGCTGGTACAGGGCCAGCAGGCTGCCGTACCAGCCGCCGCTGTTCTGGGACTGCAGGTACAGGCTCAGCTTGTCCACGATGGCGGTCCAGCGGCCCGGGAAGTCGTGCTTGATGATGGCGCGAAGACACATGGTCAGCTGGgcgctgcaacacacacacacacacacacacacgcagttacTGAAAGCTGATTTTAGATCAGTCAGTGCTCTTTGAATagtacagatgtgtgtgtgtgtgtgtgtgtgtgtgtgtgtgtgtgtgtgtgtgtgtgtgtaccgtaTGGACTCTGGGCAGCGGATGATGCCCTCCACGATGTGGTCTCGGATCTGCTGCCGGTCGTTCTCGTGGATGTTGAAGGGGAAGACGACCTCGCCCACCGACGGCTCCCGGTCCTGCCAGTACTGGCTCACCATGTTCTTCAGGTAGATGGCGGCTgggaacgcacacacacacacacacacacacacacacaggtccagatgttcctcAGAGAGCCATCAGGCTGAACAGTGAAGCAGCAGACTGTCCTCCTCCCAGGAGTCTCCGGTCCGGGCGTCTTACCTGCCTGGCGAACGGGGAACTCCACCTGCTCCGACACGATGATCTGGAGCAGGGTGGGGGCGAAGTTGATGATCTTGTAGGACTGAAACACAACAGGTGgaacactgagtggatgagCTGTGTTTAACACAGGCCTGGTTTCATTATAGCTGGAAATCACTGCATTATCAACCTGAGCAGCAGAATAAACGATAACaccctcctgtgtgtgtgtgtgtgtgtgtgtgtgtgtgtgtgtgtgtgtgtgtgtgtgtgttatgactCAGCCCAGGCTCCATTCATCCTGGAGTCATTACAATGTAACGGACTGTAATAAAGGGGTCCAGCTGCCCTGCAGGGACCGTCCGGTCCAGCTTCTGATGAAGTCCCTGCAGTCCAGCGTGTCTccgggggggggctgctgctcggacatgggggggggggggggggggggggggggggggggccaccGGCCGCCCGGGTCGGCCTCCTATTGTTCTCCCAGCTCCAGACCCGGAGCCTAACTGACCCTAAACACAGCGAGCCCCGAGCCGCGGCCCGGCCCGCACccccggggagggggggcggtgCAGCCGTCCCACCTGGTTGAGCTCGTTCTCCGCCGCTATCCTCAGGTTGGGGTCGATGGTCCCCTTCAGAGCCTGGATTATCCGGTTCGGATCCATCGCGGCTCCGCCGCTCGCACCGAAGCAGCCGCAGCCTGATGTTCCGGTTCCAGCAGAGACTCCCGGAGTCCCGGAAAAACACCCGAAACAggcgggggagaggaggaggaccgccGGACGGAGAAGTCCCAGCAGCGGCCGGTCAGCCGCCGCGCCGCCCCCGAGGAGGAGCTCCGGTAAGCCTGACGGAGGACCGGGGAGGACCGGGGAGGACCGGGGAGGACCCGAGGAGGCCGGAGGCCCTGCGCCGTCACTGCCGAGCTGCTCCGGTCCGCCGGACAGAGAACCGCAGGCCCGCTCCGGGATACCTGGAACCGGAAGTTAGCGGACGGAGCTTTTCTTCTTCGTCTGCAGTATAGCAGGCAGAGCGCAGTGCTGCCGCCTGGCGgtcacaaatcaaatcaaaccaaataaaatgaaataaaataaaataaaataaaataaaatgaaatgaaatgaaatgaaatgaaatgaaataaacattgGAACAACACAGTCGTTACTTTAAAACAGCACATCTTTCAGTGtgagtttcatttaaaaatcatacaataaaatacataacTGAAGAGTTTTAGCAGCTTTCTTATTATTTGACCCACTAATAGTTCTTATAcattatttgttttcctttgcaAATCAAATAGATTAAGGCTTTGTGTTACTGAATTTCACCCTATGAATGTGGTATTTTCCTTAAACGTGTatgcattttctttcattgcatTAGATACCAAATAATACATCTTTCTATATAGATGAAAGTCAGAGTCTatctaaacaaaataaataaatgaaagagtTTCTAAAACTTAACAGAGAGGAGACATTGCCTAAAAAagggacaacagtcagacaaaCAATCAGCaagtcttttttaatttttagcaGGAAAATATCTGTGAATCTCATTCAAAGTCTCTCATCTTATTATTGATGACAGAGACTCCAGACGTCCCACTGCAGTGGCTTCAGCTCCAGTGGTTCTCAGCTGTGCAGCGTAGCTTCTTCAGCAGCATTCATCCATTACTGTACTGAATTCTACAGGATGGAAGGTCTGAAGGACCACTGAATAGAGTACATTTCCTATAGTTAAAGTGACCAGTATTCCAGATTTAGCATTtatgtggtaaaaaaaaagaaaaattcagttTAAAGTTCAGTAACCATGATAAAAGCATTTGCTGAATTGCGAAATATTTTGCAGGAATGTTTCTATTATGTAGATCTTGAAGCATCACGAAAAAATAACTATGAAATTCAATATTAACAAACTGCTTAACTTATGTTAAAAGTACATCAAGAAAataccatttttaaaacattttttcctaATGCTTTCATTTCCATAGAAAACACGAGTTTTCTATATATCctttttgaaataattttttttaacatctctATTgagcattttgtaataacttgTGTTCTTATTtttaagaaaatgcaaaaatttgGTTTTAAGTGTTGTAAATCATCCAAATAGGTGCTTTAACTAGAAAAAGGATCAAATCATCAGAGCAGCATGAGGCTTGAAGCTCAAATGAATTTATTCTAATGGAGAACAAACGTTCACTAGACGGAAACAAGAACTCCACTGATGAAGTTAAGCTGACACAATATAAACACATGCAGCAGTCCGCATTATAATAAACAACTGCCAAAGACGATGCAAAGGGGAAAAGTTACACACAGGATGTTTTTTATTGAAACAGACATAATAAATATGAGAACAGAGCCGTCCGTCCAACAACGGATTCAAACTACACAGAAGTCCCTCCAGTCCAGTGTGCAcgagcagtggagcagtggatcGTCCTGCACATGAGGGAACAGTGGGTCCGTCTCCAGTTCCTCCACAGAGactcataaaaaaataaattaatacaaGGAATCAggactttcaaagtaaaagtcctGGGTTAGAGGACTGGGTGctggcagcagagggaggaggaggctctgcaGTTCTGGCTGCTTCAGCATGCAGGAATGACAGTATTTACACCAGGAAGGAGGCCGGGCCACAGCAGAGAAACCtcctcttcaaaataaaatacacccAACATGACCCTGCTGGATTCACAGAACCTGAAGATTTAACAGGAAAATTCCACTTTAATACTagaatttcttctttttaagtCCAGAAATTCAATGTGATGATTAAAAAAGGGACAAGCagagctaaaaataaaaaccgtCCTAGAATCAGGTTTACATTAATCCACGATGGGAAACAGAGGATCAGTCTCACTGCACAGCAAGATGAACGACTGGGAAAGTTTCAGAGAAACATTCAGTAGAATGTTAATCCTTCACTCTCTCATAAACTAATGACCACAGTTACAAAGCTCCTTATTCAGAGACAACATGTTCACACTATCATCCTGTTTTAGCTGAGACTTCACAGAACTGAGCATCAAAACAGGAACCAGAGGCTTCAGGCTCTCAGCaaaccttcaaaataagagtatTCAACATTAGAACGGATCCAAACTGAAATGTCTTGTTTTCCAGCACTGCaggctgttttctctgttttctgtttttggaacATAAAGCCAAGCTGGGCTTCAGAAATGGAGCTTTAATAAAATAAACGTTGATTGGAGTAGTTCCAGTTTCATCCTCTGGGTGGCGTCAGTGAGTCACTGTAACCATGATGGACAGACTGAGTTTAGTTTTCAGCTCTGttgtaagaaagaaaaataaaatttaaaaaagtaaaacaaaacaaaattaaattaattaaaataaaatgaaacaaaataatatttcattaaaaaaaaaaaaataaaaccacgaAATAAGATAAAGTGGTGAAACTGGGTGCCTGTTCCCAGACTGTCTTCTGATTCCTGAGCGGCTCGTCCTACCAGGCTCTGAACAGGTGGCAGCCATGAcacctctggtgtgtgtgtgtgtgtgtgtgtg
The sequence above is drawn from the Salarias fasciatus chromosome 17, fSalaFa1.1, whole genome shotgun sequence genome and encodes:
- the ipo8 gene encoding importin-8 isoform X1; translation: MDPNRIIQALKGTIDPNLRIAAENELNQSYKIINFAPTLLQIIVSEQVEFPVRQAAAIYLKNMVSQYWQDREPSVGEVVFPFNIHENDRQQIRDHIVEGIIRCPESIRAQLTMCLRAIIKHDFPGRWTAIVDKLSLYLQSQNSGGWYGSLLALYQLVKTYEYRKADEREPLLAAMQIFLPRIQQLIGQLLPDATIFSVLIQKQILKIFHALVQYSLPLQLINNTVMTQWMEILRAIMDRDVPAETLEVDEDDRPELAWWKCKKWALRIITRLFERYGSPGNVTKEYCQFADFFLKTYAVGIQQVLLKVVDQHRQKLYVAPRVLQQCLNYLNQALSHSLTWKQMKPHMQAICQEVIFPLMCYKDEDEKLWQEDPYEYIRMKFNLYDDHALPVTAAQSLLCKAARKRKEVLPQMMEFCHQTLVDPAADPRRKDGALHCIGAMAELLLKKRVYREQMELMLQNYVFPLLNSPMGYLRARSCWVLHCFSPLRFHDELVLRNAVELVRQDLLDDKEMPVKVEAAIALQTLVSNQEQAKLYIRPYIRPVMQELLHVVKETENDDLTNVIQKMICEYNQEVAAIAVDMTQNLAEIFTRVLQSEEYEENEDKTVMALGILSTIDTILTVMEDHKEITQKLEGICLQVIGLVLQKPIIGMAEFYEEILSLAFGLTCQTISPQMWQLLGVLYEVFQHDCFDYFTDMMPLLHNYVTVDTDMLLSNPKHLEVIYSMCKKVLTIDAGEDAECHAAKLLEVIILQCRGRCIDQCIPLFVEAVLERLMRGVKSSELRTMCLQVAIAALYYNPALLLHTMDNMHFQHSQQPITAHFINQWMNDTEFFLGLHDRKMCIIGLSVLLELPGRPAVLEAVADQILPSILLLFLGLKHLYASRLINKPSLLARAGTQDEDQNEEIPSDEDEVSENRNAMQQSCMSAVQGGEDEDDDEDDYWDDDGLEGTPLEEYSTPLDYDNGEDEYQFFTAALLRVQNTDAAWYQTLTAPLSDDQKKQLQEIYSISQQRRSTAAKGQ
- the ipo8 gene encoding importin-8 isoform X2, encoding MDPNRIIQALKGTIDPNLRIAAENELNQSYKIINFAPTLLQIIVSEQVEFPVRQAAAIYLKNMVSQYWQDREPSVGEVVFPFNIHENDRQQIRDHIVEGIIRCPESIRAQLTMCLRAIIKHDFPGRWTAIVDKLSLYLQSQNSGGWYGSLLALYQLVKTYEYRKADEREPLLAAMQIFLPRIQQLIGQLLPDATIFSVLIQKQILKIFHALVQYSLPLQLINNTVMTQWMEILRAIMDRDVPAETLEVDEDDRPELAWWKCKKWALRIITRLFERYGSPGNVTKEYCQFADFFLKTYAVGIQQVLLKVVDQHRQKLYVAPRVLQQCLNYLNQALSHSLTWKQMKPHMQAICQEVIFPLMCYKDEDEKLWQEDPYEYIRMKFNLYDDHALPVTAAQSLLCKAARKRKEVLPQMMEFCHQTLVDPAADPRRKDGALHCIGAMAELLLKKRVYREQMELMLQNYVFPLLNSPMGYLRARSCWVLHCFSPLRFHDELVLRNAVELVRQDLLDDKEMPVKVEAAIALQTLVSNQEQAKLYIRPYIRPVMQELLHVVKETENDDLTNVIQKMICEYNQEVAAIAVDMTQNLAEIFTRVLQSEEYEENEDKTVMALGILSTIDTILTVMEDHKEITQKLEGICLQVIGLVLQKPIIEFYEEILSLAFGLTCQTISPQMWQLLGVLYEVFQHDCFDYFTDMMPLLHNYVTVDTDMLLSNPKHLEVIYSMCKKVLTIDAGEDAECHAAKLLEVIILQCRGRCIDQCIPLFVEAVLERLMRGVKSSELRTMCLQVAIAALYYNPALLLHTMDNMHFQHSQQPITAHFINQWMNDTEFFLGLHDRKMCIIGLSVLLELPGRPAVLEAVADQILPSILLLFLGLKHLYASRLINKPSLLARAGTQDEDQNEEIPSDEDEVSENRNAMQQSCMSAVQGGEDEDDDEDDYWDDDGLEGTPLEEYSTPLDYDNGEDEYQFFTAALLRVQNTDAAWYQTLTAPLSDDQKKQLQEIYSISQQRRSTAAKGQ